A single Triticum dicoccoides isolate Atlit2015 ecotype Zavitan chromosome 2A, WEW_v2.0, whole genome shotgun sequence DNA region contains:
- the LOC119355889 gene encoding uncharacterized protein LOC119355889, which translates to MVDMNTDHIFEVPDTPDRVQQSVCAVSSSAATRGVTRMAGNPSPARRLKFKIKNISTQGQSSRGDAVSELTAPLDTDNIFKQAELARKLSPPKLDRTTGKSVVNGNGAHSHDLDQSSSISNHMICSSDGVRGSSCQTREGQVGHRDTSRRHVDFLGVGSALPTTTVGNPRNRAKISTSNGLKEVVGSDVFPASGPREERREAINIPGTAGLSSTPCDVPQRQVVRRKLVRNGCISPSNVVKTSVIADEKREMCSTSGVLHYRNPQDDVFHTGTIIDLTDKSPTITKNGASVNYMETTASEKFRTASAGGTLIPQGANQASSSNCSEGLKNKGKEIIHHVMGIERAGEADTMRVCPRAPVGSSFVNDDSTGISQQGWRTTHNHTIKLPVSLLCKTTSTSGMESGSSGPSNQGHETAAEDSNNSFGAAAAARSASLRNRTIRISKGKRKHATSSYHPGESSSSVNELGSSCLASSDTTAGRNRTTRRHNISVIDIDDISSPEARSSLSGRSNRTSIDPNVSAQLEADELLARQLQEQLYNETPRAAPREEIDAIVAMSLQHEEDAERTSRAVRAPARWLPNDTRAARASRLSASQRGIRARYETGISHIQNAAPVTLGLRAFRAGYRAVHIQPNIDLNDYDALLALDENNHQHTGASESQINNLPQSVFQSTSTEEPCTVCLENPSFGDTIRTLPCFHKFHKECIDEWLRRKKLCPVCKLVHIVSEGCPWVFCQCPRCILF; encoded by the exons ATGGTTGACATGAACACTGATCACATTTTTGAGGTTCCTGACACTCCTGACCGAGTACAGCAGTCAGTGTGCGCTGTATCAAGCTCAGCTGCTACGAGAGGTGTAACAAGGATGGCTGGAAATCCTTCACCAGCCCGGAGACTCAAATTTAAGATCAAGAATATTTCAACCCAAGGTCAATCAAGTAGAGGTGATGCAGTTAGTGAACTTACTGCACCATTAGACACTGACAATATTTTTAAACAAGCTGAATTGGCTCGGAAATTGTCCCCACCAAAGTTAGATAGGACTACTGGGAAATCTGTTGTGAACGGGAATGGGGCTCACAGTCATGATTTGGATCAGAGCAGCAGCATTTCAAATCACATGATTTGTAGCAGTGATGGAGTAAGGGGCAGTAGCTGCCAAACCAGAGAAGGGCAGGTTGGTCATCGAGACACAAGCCGTCGGCATGTGGACTTTCTTGGTGTGGGGTCAGCTCTTCCTACTACCACGGTGGGAAACCCGCGAAACAGAGCAAAAATTAGCACCTCTAATGGGCTAAAGGAAGTAGTAGGTTCTGATGTTTTTCCAGCATCGGGTCCCAGGGAGGAAAGAAGAGAAGCGATCAATATCCCGGGTACAGCAGGACTCTCAAGTACACCATGCGATGTTCCTCAAAGACAAGTGGTTCGGAGAAAGCTGGTGCGAAATGGTTGTATTTCTCCCTCTAACGTAGTCAAAACAAGTGTAATTGCTGATGAAAAGCGGGAAATGTGCTCTACAAGTGGGGTATTACACTATCGAAATCCTCAGGATGATGTTTTTCATACAGGAACTATAATTGATCTTACTGATAAGTCACCAACAATAACAAAGAATGGAGCCTCTGTAAACTATATGGAAACAACTGCATCCGAGAAGTTCAGAACAGCCAGTGCTGGGGGGACTCTAATTCCACAGGGTGCAAATCAAGCAAGCAGCAGTAACTGTTCTGAAGGTTTAAAGAACAAGGGCAAAGAAATCATCCATCATGTTATGGGAATTGAGCGGGCTGGAGAGGCTGATACGATGAG GGTTTGTCCAAGGGCCCCAGTAGGTTCTTCTTTTGTAAATGACGACAGTACTGGCATTTCTCAGCAAGGTTGGAGAACAACACATAATCATACTATTAAGTTACCCGTGTCATTGTTGTGTAAGACGACCAGTACTTCTGGAATGGAATCTGGATCTTCTGGACCATCTAATCAGGGTCATGAAACCGCAGCAGAAGACAGCAATAACTCATTTGGTGCAGCAGCCGCTGCACGGTCTGCAAGTTTGAGGAATAGGACAATAAGGATCAGTAAAGGAAAGAGGAAACACGCCACAAGTTCCTATCATCCTGGTGAAAGCTCTAGTTCTGTTAATGAACTTGGTAGTTCATGTCTTGCATCTTCAGACACAACAGCTGGCAGAAATCGTACCACTCGTCGTCATAATATTTCTGTAATAGATATTGATGACATATCTTCCCCTGAAGCTCGATCTAGTCTGAGTGGCCGCAGTAATAGAACCTCGATTGATCCTAACGTAAGTGCACAGTTGGAGGCTGATGAATTGTTGGCTCGGCAACTTCAGGAGCAGCTTTACAATGAAACACCTCGTGCTGCTCCTAGAGAAGAG ATTGATGCAATCGTAGCAATGTCACTTCAACATGAAGAAGATGCAGAACGGACATCTCGAGCTGTAAGAGCACCTGCAAGGTGGCTTCCCAACGATACC AGAGCTGCACGGGCATCGCGTTTAAGTGCTTCTCAGCGTGGTATTAGGGCCAGATATGAGACGGGAATTTCCCATATACAGAATGCAGCTCCAGTAACTTTGGGTTTG AGGGCTTTTCGTGCCGGATATCGTGCTGTGCATATTCAACCTAATATCGATTT AAATGATTATGATGCGCTACTTGCGTTAGATGAAAATAACCACCAGCATACTGGTGCGTCGGAAAGTCAGATCAATAACTTGCCTCAGTCAGTATTTCAG TCAACTAGCACCGAAGAGCCTTGCACAGTCTGCCTTGAAAATCCATCTTTCGGAGATACCATCCGCACTTTGCCATGCTTTCACAAGTTCCACAAAGAG TGCATCGACGAATGGCTGAGAAGAAAGAAACTGTGCCCTGTTTGCAAAT TGGTACATATCGTATCGGAGGGTTGCCCTTGGGTGTTCTGCCAATGCCCTCGGTGCATTTTGTTCTGA